A section of the Leptospira semungkisensis genome encodes:
- a CDS encoding succinate dehydrogenase/fumarate reductase iron-sulfur subunit encodes MDLKLKVWRQKNSKEKGKIVNYDAKGVSPDMSFLEMLDVVNEELIVKGEDPIAFEHDCREGICGSCNIMINGEAHGPLPGVTTCQLHMRTFKDGDTIYLEPWRAKAFPVLKDLVVDRSAFDRVIQAGGFVSINTGGAPDANALPIPKKDADVAMDAATCIGCGACVASCKNASAMLFVSAKVSHLALLPQGQVEKKERVKNMVNAMDKEGFGNCTNQYECEAACPKDIKRDFIRVLNKEYILS; translated from the coding sequence ATGGACCTCAAACTCAAAGTCTGGAGACAAAAAAACTCAAAAGAGAAAGGCAAGATCGTAAATTACGATGCAAAGGGAGTTTCTCCCGATATGTCCTTTCTTGAGATGCTGGACGTGGTCAACGAGGAGTTGATCGTAAAGGGAGAGGATCCGATCGCCTTCGAACACGATTGTAGAGAGGGTATTTGCGGTTCTTGTAATATTATGATCAATGGAGAGGCTCATGGCCCTCTTCCTGGAGTCACTACTTGCCAGCTTCACATGAGAACCTTCAAGGATGGAGATACCATTTATCTCGAGCCTTGGAGAGCGAAGGCATTCCCAGTGCTCAAGGATTTAGTAGTAGATCGCAGCGCTTTCGATAGAGTGATCCAAGCCGGAGGATTCGTAAGCATCAATACCGGAGGAGCTCCGGATGCGAACGCACTTCCTATTCCGAAGAAAGATGCGGACGTAGCAATGGACGCGGCGACCTGTATCGGTTGCGGTGCCTGTGTTGCTTCTTGTAAGAATGCTTCTGCGATGCTATTCGTTTCCGCAAAAGTTTCTCACTTAGCGCTTCTTCCACAAGGACAAGTGGAAAAGAAAGAACGCGTGAAAAACATGGTAAACGCTATGGACAAAGAAGGATTCGGAAATTGCACAAACCAATACGAATGCGAAGCAGCTTGTCCAAAAGATATCAAACGCGATTTCATTCGAGTTCTGAACAAGGAATACATTCTTTCCTAA
- a CDS encoding 1-aminocyclopropane-1-carboxylate deaminase translates to MLPGVLRIGKTRIDPVVRTDSYEIHIKRDDRIFFSQGTKIRKLFGIYESLLPSIESGLCKKVLLQGNLHSNAILAGVLFFRHVGVPTKVLGYSRDGNLVSPASLVARRFSELELYPSRKEWERAVEDTTKVSLSLNQLHLNENSTDNAARNLDRTSLESKLSTRNLNSTPSRWDDKAENPNSSGDLLLPEYFFCQESLNGLSSLWEEIDPNSFDHVVLDVGSGLTWLSAILWGKLPITGICLGLNREKTVLWLQENLSSLRQTLPSLAWNSLVEPKDKLRLSFSFGKKDGFWEEKAREYERKFGIYLEPIYSAKTFSVLEEMAKSDELNGRILYVYQGGILQGMNL, encoded by the coding sequence TTGCTCCCCGGTGTTTTGCGTATCGGCAAGACACGGATTGATCCGGTTGTTCGAACCGATTCCTACGAAATCCATATCAAACGAGACGATAGGATCTTTTTTTCTCAGGGAACAAAGATCCGCAAACTTTTCGGAATCTATGAAAGTCTTTTGCCTTCGATCGAGTCCGGTCTCTGCAAGAAAGTCCTCCTTCAGGGGAATTTACATTCCAATGCTATTCTAGCAGGTGTGCTGTTCTTTCGGCATGTCGGAGTTCCTACAAAAGTCCTCGGATATTCTCGTGATGGGAACCTTGTTTCTCCGGCTTCACTTGTTGCGAGGCGATTTAGCGAACTGGAGCTCTACCCAAGCAGGAAAGAATGGGAGAGGGCTGTCGAAGATACTACAAAAGTTTCTCTTTCCCTCAATCAACTTCATCTGAATGAAAATTCCACAGACAATGCTGCTCGGAATTTGGATCGTACATCACTCGAATCTAAACTGAGTACGCGGAATTTAAATTCCACACCGTCCAGATGGGATGACAAAGCTGAAAATCCAAATTCATCGGGAGATCTCCTTCTTCCGGAATACTTCTTCTGCCAAGAATCCTTGAACGGACTTTCTTCGCTCTGGGAAGAGATTGATCCGAATTCTTTCGATCATGTCGTATTGGATGTCGGTTCCGGACTGACCTGGCTTTCTGCAATCCTTTGGGGAAAGCTTCCTATAACTGGGATATGCCTGGGGTTGAATCGGGAGAAGACTGTCCTTTGGCTCCAAGAGAATTTGTCGTCACTTCGACAAACACTTCCTTCACTCGCTTGGAATTCATTGGTAGAACCAAAAGATAAGCTTCGTCTTTCCTTCTCCTTTGGAAAGAAAGATGGGTTTTGGGAAGAGAAGGCAAGAGAATACGAAAGAAAATTCGGGATCTACCTGGAGCCTATCTACTCTGCTAAGACATTTTCCGTTTTGGAAGAAATGGCAAAGTCAGACGAGCTAAATGGTAGGATCTTGTACGTCTACCAAGGCGGGATCTTGCAAGGAATGAACCTATAA